The DNA region TTCCAGGCAGAAGCCAATTATTATGAGTCAAGGGTTGGCACCGTACAGGATTTTCGCGGGCTGATCTTCGATAACGATACACGTTTTATCCTCACGGTAGTGTATGACGGTGACTTTAAGCCATACCTTGACGATATCGCTACCCACGCCGGCCCATGGCTTGATGCTTTAGGTACCGATGTCCTGGAAGGTTATCCGGGCATGGATTCGCCGCATGTAGGCGAATGGGTGGTCAGCCTGCTGATCCCTGCCGAGTTCTTCTGGGCGGCCAATTCACACCTCAGCGGCCGTGATGTTAAAAAAATTGAAAAGGTGGCTAAGGCCGTTGATGCACTTTTTGATGCAGCACAATAAATAAATTAAACCGATATGAGCGTACCATTGGATTTTGAAAATATACAGGGAACCGTACTCCGTAACAGGCCGATGCCGTACTACGGTTCCTATCTGTTATTTCGTATAGATAACGCTCCGGAGGCAAAATCGGTCATCGCCAGCCTGTTGCCGCTGATCACTTCCGCAAAGGACTGGGAGAACCCTGCCGAACATGCCTGGATCAACGTGGTGTTTACGTATGAGGGGTTGAGGCTGCTTGGTCTGCCGCAGGAGATACTTGATGAGTTTCCGATCGAGTTCCGTCAAGGCATGGCAGCACGCAAGCACCTGCTTGGGGATGTCGGTGAAAGCGACCCGGCCCACTGGAATATGCCGCATGGCAATAACGGGTTCCATTTCGGCCTGCTGATCATGGCCGGTTCTGATGAGGTAAAGGAAGAAAAGCTGGCTATCGGGCGAAAAGCGATCGCCGGGCTGAAAAGCATTACCATGATCAACCGCCTTGATATCGGTATCCCGCCGACCATGAGGGAGCATTTCGGATATGCCGACGGATTGAGCAGGCCATTTATTGAGGGAGAAGGTGGTTCGCCGAAGCCGGGACAGGGCGAACCCGTCAAAGCCGGGGAATTCGTCCTTGGCTACGAGAACGAACTTGGCCACATCGCGGAAGGCCCGGGACCCGAGGCCTTCTGGAAGAATGGTACCTACCTTGCGATCAGGAAACTGAAACAGCACGTTCACCGTTTCCGGGAGTTCCTTAAAGAGCAATCCACGACGCACGAAGGCCAGGAATTCGCGGCAGCGAAAATGATGGGCAGATGGCGGAGCGGTTGCCCAATGGCCTTGTCACCTGAAAAGGATAACCCGGAGCTGGCTACGGACGGTCAGCGCAATAACGCGTTCCAGTATTTCGATGACGATAAGGAAGGCGTTAAAACCCCGATGGGCAGCCATATCAGGAGGGTCAACCCAAGGGACGGCCTTAAGGACACGGCCACTAATGCAAGGCTTCACCTGCTGCTTCGCAGAGGTGCGGCTTACGGACCAATATTACCGGAAGAGGCTACTTCGGACGATAATATTGAACGCGGTATCGTCCTGGCCCTGGTCAATGCTAACCCGGGAAGGCAATTTGAATTCGTGCAGACCCAATGGGTCAATGACGGGGATTTTATCTCACAGGGTACGCGTACCGACCCGATCGTGGGCAGACGCGATGTATCGGACGATTTCACCTATCCATCGAAACCTATCCGCAAAAAGATCAACGGACTGAAGGATTTCGCTGTGACCCGTGGTGGTGAACATGTTTTCCTGCCCGGCATCAATGGCTTACACTGGATGAAAGATAACCTTTGACCCCGGAGATCATCTTTGATAGGAAGGAAGTGCATGCACTTCCTTTTTTTGTTTGGCGGCACCAGCAACTATTTAACTTGTACGATCATAGCCGAGAACATTCCTACCTGTCACTGCGTGATTTTAAAAGTCTATCATTTGATTTTAAAAGACATTCACGCAGCAGATCAAAGAAGTTTGTGTCAGTGAACGGCCCGTCCGGGGCCAAGTATCAGAACAACCTCTAAAATGAAAAGACTTACGATCATTACGACCATGCTGCTTTACGCAGGCCTATCCAGGGCGCAGGACACGCTGAGTACGCGCGTACTGACGCTGAAAGAGGTAATGGAGCTTTCGGAAAAGAACAGCACCCAGCTTAAAGTGGTGGAAAAGAACACCGAACTCGCCAAACAAAAGGTAGAGATCGCCAAACTTTACCAATTGCCTGACCTGGGCGCGCAGCTCAGCCACGGGTACCTGAGTAATACGGATATCTGGACCCCATCTTTCGATAAGCATCAGAAAGGTAAGAACCCGCACCAGTTCGCGCAGTTCACTATCCAGGCATCACAGGTGCTTTTTGCCGGTGGCAAAATCAGTAATGAGATCAAAAAGACCGATATAGAGGCACAGGTCGCATTCCTGGTACAGGAAAAGAATACACAGGACATCAAGTTCCTTGCGGCCGCCCAATATCTCGATATCTACCGGATGATCAATCTCCGCCAGGTCTACGCCAGCAACGCGAAGCTTGCCGAAGAACGATTGAAGAACATCCAGGTCATGCGTAAACAGGGTATGGTGACCGAAAACGATGTGCTGCGGAGCAAACTGATCCTTTCAGACCTGAACCTTTCGGTTAGAAAGACCGAAAATAATATCGCCATTCTGAACCGCCAGCTGAATATGCTGACCGGGAGGCCCGATAATGCATCCCTGCTGCCCGATAGTGCCATGCTAAAGAACTTTCCTTCCGCAGGTTCACTGGAAGGCTGGCTTGATACAGCGTTGAACCGCAACCATGAACTAAAGATCTTGGCGAACGAGAATCGGGTGGCTGAAGCCAATGTAAAGATCGCTGGTGCTG from Mucilaginibacter sp. SJ includes:
- a CDS encoding Dyp-type peroxidase encodes the protein MSVPLDFENIQGTVLRNRPMPYYGSYLLFRIDNAPEAKSVIASLLPLITSAKDWENPAEHAWINVVFTYEGLRLLGLPQEILDEFPIEFRQGMAARKHLLGDVGESDPAHWNMPHGNNGFHFGLLIMAGSDEVKEEKLAIGRKAIAGLKSITMINRLDIGIPPTMREHFGYADGLSRPFIEGEGGSPKPGQGEPVKAGEFVLGYENELGHIAEGPGPEAFWKNGTYLAIRKLKQHVHRFREFLKEQSTTHEGQEFAAAKMMGRWRSGCPMALSPEKDNPELATDGQRNNAFQYFDDDKEGVKTPMGSHIRRVNPRDGLKDTATNARLHLLLRRGAAYGPILPEEATSDDNIERGIVLALVNANPGRQFEFVQTQWVNDGDFISQGTRTDPIVGRRDVSDDFTYPSKPIRKKINGLKDFAVTRGGEHVFLPGINGLHWMKDNL
- a CDS encoding TolC family protein translates to MKRLTIITTMLLYAGLSRAQDTLSTRVLTLKEVMELSEKNSTQLKVVEKNTELAKQKVEIAKLYQLPDLGAQLSHGYLSNTDIWTPSFDKHQKGKNPHQFAQFTIQASQVLFAGGKISNEIKKTDIEAQVAFLVQEKNTQDIKFLAAAQYLDIYRMINLRQVYASNAKLAEERLKNIQVMRKQGMVTENDVLRSKLILSDLNLSVRKTENNIAILNRQLNMLTGRPDNASLLPDSAMLKNFPSAGSLEGWLDTALNRNHELKILANENRVAEANVKIAGADRYPALAAFAGSNLQRPFTYTIPSVDVYYNVWQAGLTLKYNISSIYQAPRKIRAAKLAAEQSIQKETLQKQQVNVEVSSRFIKYREADDERQTLESDLKAAEETYRIVEKKYFNQLALLTDLVDATSTKIEAEIKVSTARINMVYTYLQLQKSVGTL